In Balaenoptera acutorostrata chromosome 19, mBalAcu1.1, whole genome shotgun sequence, the following proteins share a genomic window:
- the VRK3 gene encoding inactive serine/threonine-protein kinase VRK3 isoform X2: MVFCPDCGKCVEATFKFCPYCGKPLPTEEHEGSQTFVKPSVSSSQGSRRKTNTSSEISPKKVKWLSCTSSPPSSLLSEGNSSESEVTLSTCEKPKGCWSRSPTSQSSPQTTRQSPQTLKRSRMTTSLKALPVGTVLIDKSGQHWKLRCLQSRDGQGILYEAEPSSAFACESSPQKQRFSLKLDAKNGRLFIEQNFFQRAAKPLQVNKWKKRYSTPQLAIPTCVGFGVHQNKYRFLVFPILGRSLQSILDDNPKHVMSVRSVFQMACRLLDALKFLHENEYVHGNVTAENIFVNPEDLCQVTLAGYGFTFRYSPDGRHVAYTEGSRSPHEGDLEFISMDVHKGCGPSRRSDLQTLGYCLLKWLYGTLPWTKCLPNTEDIMELKQKFLDNPEGLVGQRSHWINTSETLQEYLKVVMALKYEEKPPYTALRNNLEALLQDLQVSAYDPLDLQVVP; encoded by the exons GCTCAAGGAGAAAGACCAACACCAGTTCCGAAATATCTCCCAAGAAAGTGAAATGGCTCAGCTGTACTTCCTCTCCCCCATCATCCCTTCTCTCAGAAGGTAACAGTTCTGAATCTGAAGTTACCTTGAGTACCTGTGAGAAACCCAAAG GGTGCTGGAGCAGATCCCCAACCTCCCAGAGCAGCCCTCAGACAACCAGGCAGAGCCCTCAGACGCTGAAGCGGAGCCGGATGACCACCTCGCTCAAGGCTTTGCCAGTGGGGACGGTGCTGATAGACAAGAGTGGGCAGCACTGGAAGCTGAGATGCCTCCAGAGCAGGGATGGCCAGGGCATTCTCTATGAAG CTGAGCCCAGCTCCGCCTTTGCCTGCGAGTCAAGTCCCCAGAAACAAAGATTCTCACTGAAACTA GATGCCAAGAATGGGCGCTTGTTCATTGAGCAGAACTTCTTCCAGCGGGCCGCCAAGCCTTTGCAAG TGAACAAGTGGAAAAAGCGGTACTCGACCCCGCAGCTGGCCATCCCCACCTGCGTCGGTTTTGGCGTTCACCAGAACAAGTACAG GTTCTTGGTGTTCCCCATCCTGGGGAGGAGCCTTCAGTCGATCCTGGATGACAACCCGAAGCATGTGATGTCagtgaggtctgtgttccagATGGCCTGCCGGCTG CTGGATGCGCTGAAGTTCCTCCATGAGAATGAGTACGTTCATGGCAATGTGACAGCTGAGAATATCTTTGTGAATCCAGAGGACTTGTGCCAG GTGACCCTGGCAGGCTACGGCTTCACCTTCCGCTATTCGCCAGATGGCAGACACGTGGCGTACACCGAAGGCAGCAGGAGCCCACATGAGGGGGACCTTGAGTTCATTAGCATGGATGTGCACAAGGGATGTG ggccctcCCGCCGCAGTGACCTCCAGACCCTGGGCTACTGTCTGCTGAAGTGGCTTTATGGGACCCTGCCATGGACAAAGTGCCTTCCCAACACCGAGGATATCATGGAGCTGAAACAGAA GTTTCTTGACAACCCAGAAGGCCTCGTGGGACAGCGCAGTCACTGGATCAATACCTCAG AGACCCTGCAGGAGTACCTGAAGGTGGTGATGGCCCTCAAGTACGAGGAGAAGCCGCCCTACACCGCCCTGAGGAACAATCTGGAAGCCCTGCTGCAGGATCTGCAGGTGTCGGCCTACGACCCCTTGGACCTCCAGGTGGTACCCTAG
- the VRK3 gene encoding inactive serine/threonine-protein kinase VRK3 isoform X1 yields the protein MVFCPDCGKCVEATFKFCPYCGKPLPTEEHEGSQTFVKPSVSSSQGSRRKTNTSSEISPKKVKWLSCTSSPPSSLLSEGNSSESEVTLSTCEKPKGCWSRSPTSQSSPQTTRQSPQTLKRSRMTTSLKALPVGTVLIDKSGQHWKLRCLQSRDGQGILYEAEPSSAFACESSPQKQRFSLKLDAKNGRLFIEQNFFQRAAKPLQVNKWKKRYSTPQLAIPTCVGFGVHQNKYRFLVFPILGRSLQSILDDNPKHVMSVRSVFQMACRLLDALKFLHENEYVHGNVTAENIFVNPEDLCQVTLAGYGFTFRYSPDGRHVAYTEGSRSPHEGDLEFISMDVHKGCGPSRRSDLQTLGYCLLKWLYGTLPWTKCLPNTEDIMELKQKFLDNPEGLVGQRSHWINTSETLQEYLKVVMALKYEEKPPYTALRNNLEALLQDLQVSAYDPLDLQNFQPSV from the exons GCTCAAGGAGAAAGACCAACACCAGTTCCGAAATATCTCCCAAGAAAGTGAAATGGCTCAGCTGTACTTCCTCTCCCCCATCATCCCTTCTCTCAGAAGGTAACAGTTCTGAATCTGAAGTTACCTTGAGTACCTGTGAGAAACCCAAAG GGTGCTGGAGCAGATCCCCAACCTCCCAGAGCAGCCCTCAGACAACCAGGCAGAGCCCTCAGACGCTGAAGCGGAGCCGGATGACCACCTCGCTCAAGGCTTTGCCAGTGGGGACGGTGCTGATAGACAAGAGTGGGCAGCACTGGAAGCTGAGATGCCTCCAGAGCAGGGATGGCCAGGGCATTCTCTATGAAG CTGAGCCCAGCTCCGCCTTTGCCTGCGAGTCAAGTCCCCAGAAACAAAGATTCTCACTGAAACTA GATGCCAAGAATGGGCGCTTGTTCATTGAGCAGAACTTCTTCCAGCGGGCCGCCAAGCCTTTGCAAG TGAACAAGTGGAAAAAGCGGTACTCGACCCCGCAGCTGGCCATCCCCACCTGCGTCGGTTTTGGCGTTCACCAGAACAAGTACAG GTTCTTGGTGTTCCCCATCCTGGGGAGGAGCCTTCAGTCGATCCTGGATGACAACCCGAAGCATGTGATGTCagtgaggtctgtgttccagATGGCCTGCCGGCTG CTGGATGCGCTGAAGTTCCTCCATGAGAATGAGTACGTTCATGGCAATGTGACAGCTGAGAATATCTTTGTGAATCCAGAGGACTTGTGCCAG GTGACCCTGGCAGGCTACGGCTTCACCTTCCGCTATTCGCCAGATGGCAGACACGTGGCGTACACCGAAGGCAGCAGGAGCCCACATGAGGGGGACCTTGAGTTCATTAGCATGGATGTGCACAAGGGATGTG ggccctcCCGCCGCAGTGACCTCCAGACCCTGGGCTACTGTCTGCTGAAGTGGCTTTATGGGACCCTGCCATGGACAAAGTGCCTTCCCAACACCGAGGATATCATGGAGCTGAAACAGAA GTTTCTTGACAACCCAGAAGGCCTCGTGGGACAGCGCAGTCACTGGATCAATACCTCAG AGACCCTGCAGGAGTACCTGAAGGTGGTGATGGCCCTCAAGTACGAGGAGAAGCCGCCCTACACCGCCCTGAGGAACAATCTGGAAGCCCTGCTGCAGGATCTGCAGGTGTCGGCCTACGACCCCTTGGACCTCCAG AACTTTCAGCCTTCagtttga